Proteins found in one Toxotes jaculatrix isolate fToxJac2 chromosome 18, fToxJac2.pri, whole genome shotgun sequence genomic segment:
- the sstr3 gene encoding somatostatin receptor type 5, with product MGDVSHPELEMTDEMWENSSFASPSPGLPLFLLMFNNSDLNETLFNATNATVTDASSGPSVAGVLIPLIYIIVCIIGLGGNTLVIHIVLHYSKIESVTNIYILNLAIADELFMLGLPFLAVQNTLQSWPFGSFMCRLVMTVDSINQFTSIFCLTVMSIDRYLAVVHPIRSSKWRRPQVAKVVNGTVWAVSFLVVLPVVIFANIQKAGGTCNIAWPQPANIWRAAFIIYTSTVGFFCPLLIICLCYLLIVFKIRSSGKKVHATSTKRRKSERKVTRMVVIVVAVFVFCWLPFYALNIINLLVSLPPEYQGLYYFVVVLGYANSCANPIVYGFLSDNFKRGFRKALCRSTRKVENLEPMERQQQQEEGRRALMPRESLRRAIRDEEDDDEEDVSEMTEIYRIAQNGNSSFQPQSSQPLFSEKGATPGAMELSSPDKKDKAGDVKGKDAINGSTLTVPLLLNGAKNGSVKTLPEENLEQSTSLEISYL from the coding sequence ATGGGTGACGTCTCACATCCCGAGCTGGAGATGACGGATGAGATGTGGGAGAACAGCAGCTTCGCCAGCCCCTCGCCTGGACTCCCCCTGTTTCTGCTCATGTTCAACAACAGCGATCTGAACGAGACGCTGTTCAACGCCACCAACGCCACCGTCACAGACGCCTCCTCAGGTCCCAGCGTGGCAGGGGTCCTCATCCCACTCATATACATCATTGTTTGTATCATCGGCCTGGGTGGAAACACTTTAGTGATTCACATTGTGCTGCACTACTCGAAGATAGAGTCAGTCACCAACATCTACATCCTCAACTTGGCCATTGCAGACGAGCTCTTCATGCTCGGCCTGCCTTTCCTGGCGGTGCAGAACACCCTGCAGTCGTGGCCCTTTGGCTCCTTCATGTGCCGCCTGGTCATGACTGTCGACTCCATCAACCAGTTCACCAGCATCTTCTGCCTGACTGTGATGAGCATCGACCGCTACCTCGCCGTAGTTCACCCCATTCGGTCTTCAAAGTGGCGCCGCCCTCAGGTGGCCAAAGTGGTGAATGGCACCGTGTGGGCGGTGTCGTTTCTTGTTGTTCTGCCTGTGGTCATCTTTGCCAACATCCAGAAGGCAGGAGGCACCTGTAACATCGCCTGGCCTCAGCCGGCTAACATCTGGAGGGCGGCCTTCATTATCTACACCTCCACTGTTGGCTTCTTCTGCCCGCTTCTTATCATCTGCCTCTGTTACCTGCTCATCGTTTTCAAGATCCGCAGCTCGGGTAAAAAAGTCCACGCCACTTCCACCAAACGCAGGAAGTCGGAGCGGAAAGTGACACGGATGGTTGTGATTGTTGTTGCCGTGTTTGTCTTCTGCTGGCTGCCGTTCTACGCCCTCAACATCATCAACCTGCTGGTGTCCCTGCCTCCGGAGTACCAGGGCCTTTACTATTTTGTCGTAGTGCTCGGTTACGCCAACAGCTGCGCCAACCCCATCGTCTATGGCTTCTTATCGGACAACTTCAAGAGAGGTTTCCGGAAAGCGCTCTGCCGCTCTACGAGGAAGGTGGAAAACCTTGAGCCCATGGAgcgccagcagcagcaggaggagggaaggagggcaCTCATGCCCAGGGAAAGCCTGAGACGGGCGATCAGGGACGAAGAAGATGACGACGAGGAAGACGTCTCAGAAATGACTGAGATCTACAGAATCGCCCAgaatggaaacagcagcttccaGCCGCAAAGCTCACAGCCGCTGTTCTCAGAGAAGGGGGCGACTCCAGGAGCAATGGAGCTGTCGTCCCCAGACAAGAAGGACAAAGCTGGGGACGTGAAAGGGAAAGACGCGATCAACGGGTCCACGCTGACTGTCCCGTTGCTTCTCAACGGAGCCAAGAATGGGAGTGTCAAAACTCTGCCAGAGGAAAACTTGGAACAGAGCACGTCACTGGAGATAAGTTatttataa